In a single window of the Olivibacter sp. SDN3 genome:
- the fdhA gene encoding formaldehyde dehydrogenase, glutathione-independent has product MCKNHGVSYVKPGVVEVREIDYPKLALGNRKCDHGVILKIVSTNICGSDQHMVRGRTTAESGLILGHEITGVVIEAGRDVEFIKLGDLVSVPFNIACGRCRNCKAGQTGICLNVNPERPGAAYGYVDMGGWVGGQAEYVMVPYADFNLLKFPDKDQAMSKIKDLTLLSDIFPTGFHGAVTAGVAPGSIVYVAGAGLVGLACAASCHLLGAAVVIVGDMIDERLKQAKSFGCEVIDLKGDGSLADQIEAIIGLPEVDCAIDCVGFEARGHGQDSKVERPATVLNSIMEVTRAGGQLGIPGLYVTGDPGASDDAAKKGSLRIRIGLGWAKSHSLHTGQCPVMKYHRSLMNTILYDRIEIAKAVNVQVISLNDAAKGYQDFDKGAAKKFVIDPHSMIAN; this is encoded by the coding sequence ATGTGTAAGAATCATGGTGTGTCGTATGTGAAGCCGGGAGTGGTAGAAGTACGTGAGATCGACTATCCTAAACTCGCTTTAGGTAACAGAAAATGCGATCATGGAGTTATCTTAAAAATTGTGTCCACGAATATATGTGGAAGTGATCAGCATATGGTAAGGGGGCGAACGACAGCGGAATCGGGCTTGATATTGGGACATGAAATTACAGGCGTGGTAATAGAAGCAGGTCGAGATGTCGAATTTATAAAGTTAGGCGATTTGGTGTCTGTTCCTTTCAATATAGCTTGCGGCAGGTGCCGGAATTGCAAAGCTGGTCAAACGGGAATCTGTCTAAACGTCAACCCCGAAAGGCCCGGAGCCGCCTATGGTTATGTAGATATGGGTGGATGGGTAGGAGGTCAAGCCGAGTATGTGATGGTACCTTATGCTGATTTTAATTTGTTGAAATTTCCAGATAAGGATCAGGCGATGTCAAAGATTAAGGATTTGACCTTGTTATCGGATATTTTTCCTACCGGTTTTCATGGAGCGGTTACCGCTGGTGTAGCCCCCGGTAGTATTGTTTACGTTGCTGGTGCCGGGCTAGTAGGCTTAGCTTGCGCTGCGTCTTGTCATTTATTAGGAGCAGCTGTAGTGATTGTTGGAGACATGATTGATGAACGCTTAAAACAAGCTAAAAGTTTTGGTTGCGAAGTTATCGATCTTAAGGGGGATGGAAGCTTAGCTGACCAGATTGAAGCAATTATCGGGTTGCCCGAAGTAGACTGTGCAATAGATTGCGTAGGTTTTGAAGCGAGGGGACATGGTCAGGATAGTAAAGTAGAGCGGCCGGCAACGGTGCTTAATTCCATTATGGAAGTCACTCGTGCAGGTGGGCAGTTAGGTATTCCGGGTTTATATGTAACCGGTGATCCGGGAGCCTCGGATGACGCGGCGAAAAAAGGAAGTCTGCGTATCCGGATTGGTCTGGGGTGGGCAAAGTCACATTCTTTGCACACAGGGCAGTGTCCGGTGATGAAATACCATCGATCGCTGATGAATACTATTCTGTACGACAGGATTGAAATCGCCAAAGCAGTAAATGTGCAGGTAATTTCACTTAATGACGCCGCAAAAGGATATCAGGATTTCGATAAGGGTGCAGCTAAAAAGTTTGTGATAGATCCACATAGTATGATTGCCAATTAA
- a CDS encoding heme-binding protein — protein MKNITLKQAETIITAAHNKAKETNTLMNIAVVDAGGNLIAFAHMDNAWLGSIDIAQKKARTARYFDMATGEIGKLSQPGGALYNIEHSNGGLITFPGGLPIKNEEGEIIGAIGVSGDTVENDHIVAQAGVEAIS, from the coding sequence ATGAAAAACATCACATTAAAACAGGCAGAAACAATTATAACAGCAGCGCACAACAAAGCGAAAGAGACAAATACATTAATGAATATCGCCGTAGTAGATGCAGGAGGGAATTTAATTGCGTTTGCGCATATGGATAACGCTTGGCTGGGTTCCATAGATATTGCGCAGAAAAAGGCGCGAACAGCTAGATATTTTGATATGGCAACCGGCGAGATAGGAAAATTATCACAACCGGGTGGCGCTTTATATAATATAGAGCATTCTAATGGTGGACTAATTACTTTTCCCGGGGGGTTGCCAATAAAGAATGAGGAAGGCGAAATTATCGGAGCAATAGGTGTTTCTGGTGATACGGTAGAGAACGATCACATTGTTGCACAGGCGGGAGTAGAAGCGATAAGTTAA
- a CDS encoding helix-turn-helix domain-containing protein, with amino-acid sequence MTNNHICHIEQINLSDSKHLDSLVEHRRVFTLQQCELNIFETFHRCHDVALSYQGLVISSMMRGKKIMTLAGQKAFDFMPGESIIIPEGVTMKVDFPDADERHPVQCATLALDWDMVNKNIEFLNEYYPNSAAPHEWKLNFNHYHFTNNKELAASLNRLIKISMEEDKAKDALADLALKYLLLRVIQTQNLVALEENKIQGHRLTPAIRYINEHLTEKITIEKLAKESCMSRSAFFEIFKQELGLSPTDYIIRERMELAKRLMADESLSISDICYRSGFNNPNYFIRLFKRSEGFTPNIYRK; translated from the coding sequence ATGACTAATAACCATATATGCCATATTGAACAAATAAATCTTAGTGATAGTAAACACTTGGACTCACTGGTGGAACATCGTCGCGTTTTCACCCTGCAGCAGTGCGAATTAAATATTTTTGAAACCTTTCACCGTTGCCATGATGTGGCGCTTTCCTATCAGGGCTTGGTGATTTCGAGTATGATGCGAGGAAAAAAAATAATGACTTTGGCAGGGCAAAAAGCATTCGACTTTATGCCCGGAGAAAGTATTATTATTCCGGAAGGAGTCACCATGAAAGTAGATTTTCCTGATGCAGACGAAAGACATCCTGTACAATGTGCTACTTTAGCATTAGATTGGGATATGGTTAATAAAAACATTGAATTTCTCAATGAATACTACCCTAATTCGGCAGCTCCCCATGAATGGAAATTAAATTTCAACCACTATCACTTTACTAATAATAAGGAACTAGCTGCCAGTCTTAATCGATTGATAAAAATCAGTATGGAAGAGGATAAAGCTAAAGATGCCCTCGCAGATCTCGCTTTGAAATACTTATTATTACGGGTTATACAAACACAAAATTTGGTAGCTCTTGAAGAAAATAAAATTCAGGGTCATCGCCTCACTCCTGCCATCCGATATATAAATGAGCACCTGACCGAAAAAATAACAATTGAAAAGTTGGCTAAAGAATCCTGCATGAGTAGATCAGCTTTTTTTGAGATATTCAAGCAAGAATTGGGTCTTTCCCCCACCGACTATATCATCCGGGAACGCATGGAACTAGCCAAACGTCTTATGGCAGATGAATCGCTGAGTATTAGCGACATCTGTTATCGTTCAGGATTCAATAATCCAAATTATTTTATCCGCTTATTTAAAAGATCGGAAGGATTTACCCCAAATATCTATCGAAAATAA